One stretch of Chitinophaga pendula DNA includes these proteins:
- a CDS encoding nuclear transport factor 2 family protein, whose amino-acid sequence MTTLPENVRALNDLITNNETLKAMELFYAHDVQMQENEDGPRKGKDACMEYEKMLLDMFDIHSILIDQAIDEKRNVVFSEWEMTITNKETTKSSKRTQVSVQHWHGGLIESEKFYYNRAPQKL is encoded by the coding sequence ATGACTACATTACCAGAGAACGTACGTGCACTGAATGACCTTATTACCAACAATGAAACGCTAAAGGCAATGGAGTTATTCTATGCACATGATGTACAGATGCAGGAAAATGAGGATGGTCCAAGAAAAGGAAAAGATGCCTGTATGGAATACGAGAAAATGCTGCTTGACATGTTCGATATCCACAGCATACTGATAGACCAGGCAATTGATGAAAAGAGAAATGTAGTTTTCAGTGAATGGGAGATGACAATCACCAATAAGGAAACGACGAAATCAAGTAAGCGGACACAGGTATCTGTACAACATTGGCACGGCGGACTTATAGAAAGTGAGAAGTTCTATTACAACAGAGCGCCGCAAAAATTATAA
- a CDS encoding phosphoglycerate kinase — protein sequence MSKFSNYNFKDKKALIRVDFNVPLNDAFDITDDNRMRAAVPTIKKILQDGGAVILMSHLGRPKDGPTDKYSLKHLVNHLVKLLDGATVKFAEDCIGEVAEKAAANLQMGEVLLLENLRFHKQEEKGEEAFAEALSKLGDVYVNDAFGTAHRAHASTAVIAKFFPVNERMFGLLMEAEVNNAEKVMHKAEKPFTAILGGAKVSDKILIIENLMERADNIIIGGGMAYTFLKAQGKEIGNSLCENDKLELAKELLEKAKAKGVQFLLPVDSVAADKFAADAATQVVSNDNIPAGWMGLDIAGKSITLFGEVISNSKTILWNGPMGVFEMKAFQGGTKGVADAIVAATANGAFSLVGGGDSVAAVNQFGLADKVSYVSTGGGAMLEYFEGKELPGIAAVNA from the coding sequence ATGAGCAAGTTCTCCAACTATAACTTTAAAGATAAAAAAGCCCTGATAAGGGTAGATTTCAACGTACCACTCAACGATGCATTCGACATCACCGACGATAATCGTATGCGCGCTGCCGTACCCACCATCAAAAAGATCCTCCAGGATGGCGGTGCCGTAATCCTCATGTCACACCTCGGAAGACCTAAAGATGGCCCTACCGACAAATACTCCCTCAAACACCTGGTAAATCACCTGGTAAAACTGCTCGACGGCGCCACCGTTAAATTCGCAGAAGACTGTATCGGCGAAGTAGCCGAAAAAGCAGCCGCCAACCTCCAAATGGGCGAAGTACTCCTCCTCGAAAACCTCCGCTTCCACAAACAGGAAGAGAAAGGGGAGGAAGCATTCGCAGAAGCCCTGTCCAAACTGGGAGATGTATACGTAAACGATGCATTCGGTACCGCCCACCGCGCACATGCCTCCACAGCCGTAATCGCTAAATTCTTCCCAGTAAACGAACGTATGTTCGGCCTGCTGATGGAAGCAGAAGTGAACAACGCCGAAAAAGTAATGCACAAAGCTGAAAAGCCATTCACTGCCATCCTCGGCGGCGCTAAAGTGAGCGATAAAATACTGATCATAGAAAACCTTATGGAGAGAGCCGACAATATCATCATCGGTGGTGGTATGGCCTACACCTTCCTCAAAGCCCAGGGCAAAGAGATCGGTAACTCCCTCTGTGAAAATGATAAACTGGAACTGGCCAAAGAGCTCCTCGAAAAAGCCAAAGCCAAAGGCGTACAGTTCTTATTACCCGTAGACTCCGTGGCCGCAGATAAATTTGCAGCAGATGCCGCTACCCAGGTAGTGTCAAATGATAACATCCCCGCCGGCTGGATGGGCCTCGATATCGCCGGGAAATCTATCACCCTCTTCGGGGAAGTGATCAGCAATTCTAAAACCATCCTCTGGAATGGCCCCATGGGCGTATTCGAAATGAAAGCCTTCCAGGGTGGCACCAAAGGCGTTGCAGATGCCATCGTAGCTGCTACCGCAAACGGCGCTTTCAGCCTCGTAGGGGGCGGAGACTCCGTAGCCGCCGTAAATCAGTTCGGACTGGCCGACAAAGTAAGCTACGTGTCCACCGGCGGTGGCGCCATGCTCGAATACTTTGAGGGCAAAGAACTGCCAGGTATCGCTGCCGTAAACGCTTAA
- the gap gene encoding type I glyceraldehyde-3-phosphate dehydrogenase, giving the protein MGTTLKIGINGFGRIGRLVYRQIYKMPGIDVVAINDLTSPKVLAHLLKYDSAQGRFDAEVTHTENSISVSGEEVKIYAQKDPSQIPWKEHEIDVVIECTGFFTDKDKAAAHITAGAKRVVISAPATGDLKTIVFNVNHEILDGSETVISCASCTTNCLAPMAKVLNDKFGIVSGLMTTIHAYTNDQNTLDAPHAKGDLRRARAAAANIVPNSTGAAKAIGLVLPDLKGKLDGSAQRVPTITGSLTELTSVLSKKVSVEEINAAMKEAANESFGYTEDEIVSSDIIGSHFGSLFDGTQTRVQTTGDLQLVKTVSWYDNEMSYVSQLVRTVKYFAGLISK; this is encoded by the coding sequence ATGGGTACTACTCTTAAAATTGGTATTAATGGTTTCGGTCGTATCGGCCGTTTGGTTTACCGCCAGATCTATAAAATGCCTGGAATCGATGTGGTGGCAATCAACGACCTGACCAGCCCCAAAGTTTTGGCACATCTGTTAAAGTACGATTCTGCCCAGGGTAGATTTGATGCCGAGGTTACACATACTGAAAATTCTATCTCTGTAAGTGGAGAAGAAGTTAAAATATACGCTCAAAAAGATCCTTCCCAGATTCCCTGGAAAGAACACGAAATCGACGTGGTGATCGAATGTACCGGCTTCTTTACCGACAAAGATAAAGCCGCCGCTCACATCACCGCTGGCGCTAAACGCGTAGTAATCTCCGCTCCGGCTACCGGCGACCTGAAAACCATCGTTTTCAATGTCAACCACGAAATCCTCGATGGTAGCGAAACAGTTATCTCCTGCGCTTCCTGCACCACTAACTGTCTCGCCCCAATGGCTAAAGTACTGAACGACAAATTCGGTATCGTTTCCGGCCTCATGACAACCATCCACGCATACACGAACGACCAGAATACCCTGGATGCTCCTCATGCTAAAGGTGACCTCCGCCGTGCCCGCGCCGCAGCCGCCAACATCGTGCCTAACAGCACAGGCGCCGCTAAAGCAATCGGCCTCGTTCTGCCAGATCTGAAAGGTAAACTCGATGGTAGCGCACAACGCGTTCCAACCATCACCGGCTCCCTCACAGAACTGACCTCCGTACTGAGCAAAAAAGTATCCGTAGAAGAAATCAACGCCGCTATGAAAGAAGCCGCTAACGAATCCTTCGGATACACAGAAGATGAAATCGTAAGCAGCGACATCATCGGTAGCCACTTCGGATCCCTGTTCGATGGTACACAAACCCGCGTACAAACAACCGGAGACCTCCAACTGGTAAAAACAGTTTCCTGGTACGATAACGAAATGAGCTACGTATCCCAGCTGGTACGTACCGTTAAATATTTCGCCGGCCTGATCAGCAAATAA